A DNA window from Macadamia integrifolia cultivar HAES 741 chromosome 4, SCU_Mint_v3, whole genome shotgun sequence contains the following coding sequences:
- the LOC122076072 gene encoding beta-glucuronosyltransferase GlcAT14B-like codes for MKSLKSYLHLRQPPNVERKWIFPLAIGSLVSLFLLFLTTLTTSPYGTLFFPLYRSSTPSGGVFVEAKLRPLPVSSLPPPPRLAYLISGSAGDGEMLKRTLLALYHPLNRYVVHLDLESPPKERVDLLNFIRTHRVLASVGNVRMITKANLITYKGPTMVANTLHAAAILLKEGGDWDWFVNLSASDYPLVTQDDLLHTFSYLPRDLNFMDHTSNIGWKEFQRAKPIIIDPGLYMTKKSDVFWITQRRSVPTAFKLFTGEVS; via the exons ATGAAGAGTCTAAAGAGTTATCTGCATCTGAGGCAACCACCAAATGTGGAAAGGAAATGGATCTTTCCTTTGGCTATTGGCTCTTTggtttctctcttccttctcttcctcacAACCCTTACCACCTCTCCATACGGtactctcttcttccctctctaTCGCTCTTCTACCCCTTCCGGCGGCGTTTTTGTCGAGGCCAAGCTTCGGCCACTTCctgtttcttctcttcctccaccCCCTCGCTTGGCTTACCTCATCTCCGGCTCCGCCGGCGATGGTGAGATGTTGAAGCGTACACTCCTTGCCCTCTACCACCCGCTTAACCGCTACGTTGTTCATCTCGACCTAGAGTCCCCTCCAAAGGAACGCGTCGATCTCCTCAACTTCATCAGGACACACCGTGTCTTAGCTTCCGTGGGTAATGTTCGAATGATCACCAAAGCCAATCTCATCACCTACAAGGGTCCTACTATGGTCGCCAATACCCTCCACGCCGCTGCCATCTTGTTGAAGGAGGGTGGCGATTGGGACTGGTTTGTCAATCTCAGTGCCTCCGATTACCCCCTCGTTACTCAAGATG ATCTGTTGCACACGTTCTCGTATTTGCCCCGGGATCTCAATTTCATGGATCATACCAGCAACATTGGATGGAAAGA GTTTCAGCGGGCAAAACCAATTATTATAGATCCTGGGCTGTATATGACCAAAAAATCTGATGTTTTCTGGATTACCCAGAGGCGAAGCGTTCCCACTGCCTTCAAACTCTTCACAGGTGAAGTTAGCTAA
- the LOC122076438 gene encoding uncharacterized protein LOC122076438, protein MASCVLLCEALVLSVAIINSLSSGIVEGRSITKEEYLQMKEHMKFLNKPAVKSIQTTYGDIFDCVDIYKQPALDHPLLRNHTIQMRPNTYPKGIKINEASSSKAPNLALKNGGCPLGTIPIRRTQMYDMVRSTSLSKFGKKFINDQSMHHYAKAEIKGQYYGARVTINLWNPRVQGTWKSWTEFSLVQMWVVAGAGNQLNTIEAGWMVYRRIFGDYHTRLFIYWTSSQTTIIKQVATICYAKDFVQVNKDIGLGGTLEPVSVYNGTQTSITLYVFQDKKDENWWLAVGSGIWVVAVGYWPKELFNFLNIKADKVAWGGEVYGESPLPEMGSGHFPSEGYGKAAYIKEIQIIDQSKVVRDFDLLHDQCEYFVDKPGCYLGYPVTQDPMGTFILFGGPGGNCS, encoded by the exons ATGGCCAGCTGTGTTTTGTTATGTGAAGCACTCGTACTTTCTGTCGCAATAATTAATTCCCTCAGCAGTGGCATAGTAGAGGGAAGAAGCATAACTAAAGAAGAATATTTGCAGATGAAGGAACACATGAAGTTTCTCAATAAACCAGCAGTTAAGAGCATTCAA ACTACATATGGGGATATTTTTGATTGTGTTGACATATACAAGCAACCTGCCTTAGATCATCCTTTACTCAGGAATCATACAATCCAg ATGAGACCCAACACTTATCCAAAAGGGATTAAAATTAATGAGGCTTCTTCATCTAAAGCTCCAAACTTAGCACTAAAAAATGGAGGTTGTCCACTTGGAACAATTCCTATTCGAAGGACTCAAATGTATGATATGGTTAGATCGACTTCACTCTCAAAGTTTGGGAAAAAGTTCATCAATGATCAATCAATGCATCAT TATGCAAAGGCTGAAATAAAAGGTCAATATTATGGAGCTCGGGTAACCATAAACCTTTGGAATCCAAGAGTACAAGGCACATGGAAATCCTGGACTGAATTCAGCCTTGTTCAGATGTGGGTTGTCGCAGGTGCAGGAAATCAATTAAATACCATAGAAGCCGGATGGATG GTGTATCGAAGAATTTTTGGTGATTATCACACCAGACTATTTATATACTGGACA AGCAGTCAGACAACTATAATCAAACAGGTTGCTACAATTTGCTATGCCAAAGATTTTGTGCAAGTGAATAAGGATATAGGTCTGGGTGGAACTCTTGAACCAGTATCTGTATATAATGGAACCCAGACTTCTATAACTCTATATGTGTTCCAG GACAAGAAAGATGAGAATTGGTGGCTAGCAGTGGGATCAGGAATTTGGGTGGTTGCTGTTGGTTACTGGCCGAAGGAGCTCTTCAATTTCTTAAACATCAAAGCAGACAAGGTGGCATGGGGAGGAGAAGTTTATGGTGAATCACCACTTCCTGAAATGGGTAGTGGCCATTTTCCTTCAGAAGGATATGGGAAGGCAGCTTATATCAAAGAAATTCAGATTATAGATCAAAGTAAAGTAGTGAGGGATTTTGATCTACTCCATGATCAATGTGAATATTTTGTTGATAAACCTGGATGCTATCTAGGGTATCCAGTCACCCAAGATCCAATGGGAACCTTCATCTTATTTGGGGGGCCTGGTGGTAATTGCTCTTGA